The Fructilactobacillus ixorae genome has a window encoding:
- a CDS encoding MFS transporter gives MSKVPEQQVPMTANQKLVLFSASSGFGLENMDVLFLSFTLSSIITTLHVSPSAAGLIGTITNWGMLIGAILFGMLGDRYGRVRVFTHTIFVFALATALMSIATNIYWIYLFRLLAGIGAGGEYGIGITLIAEAFPKRNLGKLASIAAIGGQFGAVAAAILAALVIPSLGWHALYLFGLLPIALVFLVRRNLKESPTFVAARHRETLPPFSAIRRYMFTNARVTWTTVGLMIMTTVQIAGYFGLMNWLPTIVQKQSHLNVAGSSLWMLATIGGMSVGMLTFGTILDCLGPRLAFEIFLLASAVLVYSIALAHSTGLLLVIGAIVGFFSNGMYGGYGAVVSQLYPTSVRSSANNIIVGVGRAVGGMSSLVIGLLMEHFNLLIVMLFLSVLYLISFVTMLTLPGFRRSAR, from the coding sequence ATGTCAAAAGTACCCGAACAGCAAGTCCCGATGACAGCCAACCAAAAACTAGTTTTGTTTTCCGCTAGTTCTGGGTTTGGACTCGAAAACATGGACGTGCTGTTTCTTTCGTTTACGCTCAGTTCCATCATCACCACTCTGCACGTCTCCCCTAGCGCAGCGGGGTTGATCGGCACCATTACCAACTGGGGGATGCTCATCGGTGCCATCCTCTTTGGAATGCTGGGCGATCGGTACGGTCGCGTCCGGGTGTTTACCCACACCATCTTTGTTTTTGCGCTTGCCACCGCACTCATGAGCATTGCCACGAACATCTACTGGATTTACCTCTTTCGCTTGCTAGCCGGAATTGGAGCCGGCGGTGAGTACGGCATTGGGATCACCCTCATTGCGGAGGCCTTTCCTAAACGCAACCTCGGGAAGTTGGCTTCCATTGCCGCAATCGGTGGCCAATTCGGAGCCGTGGCCGCCGCCATTCTGGCAGCCTTAGTGATCCCTAGCCTCGGATGGCACGCCCTTTACCTGTTTGGTCTGCTCCCCATCGCCCTCGTTTTTCTCGTGCGCCGGAACTTAAAGGAATCACCCACGTTTGTCGCAGCGCGGCACCGAGAAACCCTGCCACCATTTTCCGCCATTCGCCGGTACATGTTTACAAACGCCCGGGTAACCTGGACGACGGTTGGCCTCATGATTATGACCACGGTTCAGATTGCCGGTTACTTTGGTCTTATGAACTGGCTCCCAACGATCGTACAAAAGCAAAGCCATTTAAACGTGGCCGGTTCCTCGCTGTGGATGCTTGCCACCATCGGCGGGATGAGCGTTGGCATGTTAACCTTTGGGACCATCTTGGATTGTCTCGGACCTCGATTAGCCTTTGAAATCTTTTTACTAGCCTCGGCCGTTCTGGTCTACAGCATTGCTCTCGCCCACTCGACCGGCCTCTTACTAGTGATTGGGGCCATCGTCGGGTTCTTTTCCAACGGAATGTACGGTGGTTACGGAGCTGTAGTGAGTCAACTGTATCCCACGTCCGTTCGGTCGAGTGCTAACAACATCATCGTTGGAGTGGGGCGCGCCGTGGGGGGCATGTCATCCCTAGTCATCGGATTGTTAATGGAGCACTTTAACTTACTGATCGTCATGTTGTTCCTCTCGGTGCTCTACCTGATTAGTTTTGTCACGATGTTAACCCTGCCGGGCTTTCGACGCTCCGCTCGATAA
- a CDS encoding DMT family transporter, protein MTVRMQQSRTYLGVFLAIAGALMWGIQGPVSQFLYQDHSFSTEWLMGVKMLVSGVLILLFVRFGQRQPILAIWNRSNWLSLVLYALLGLTGVQYFFLLTVRASNPATATIMQSLGTVMIVILTALIYHQLPSRPEASAVLVALIGTWLLVTKGDLTQLAISPTAFGLGLTVALAGALQTMLPVRLIQHNNTLVVVGWAMLIGGVIFSLIHPVWVNPPHLSVGVVLGVGFIVIFGTMLAFICFISSLQYISPTTAGLLDTFEPLSATLGTVVCFNTSFNGSEVLGGLLILSTVFILAIPTRKRPS, encoded by the coding sequence ATGACAGTACGAATGCAGCAATCCCGAACCTACCTGGGGGTGTTCCTTGCAATTGCAGGAGCCTTAATGTGGGGGATTCAGGGTCCCGTTTCTCAGTTTTTATATCAGGATCATAGCTTTTCCACGGAGTGGCTCATGGGCGTGAAAATGCTCGTTTCGGGCGTTTTGATTCTGCTCTTTGTCCGGTTTGGCCAGCGGCAACCAATTCTAGCGATTTGGAACCGATCCAATTGGTTAAGTTTGGTTCTATATGCGCTCTTGGGATTAACCGGCGTACAGTATTTTTTCTTACTAACCGTGCGCGCCAGTAATCCGGCGACCGCGACAATTATGCAAAGCTTGGGAACCGTGATGATTGTGATCCTGACGGCCCTGATTTATCACCAGTTGCCAAGTCGACCGGAGGCCAGTGCGGTGCTCGTGGCTTTAATTGGAACGTGGTTACTGGTTACCAAGGGGGATCTGACCCAGTTGGCGATCAGTCCCACGGCTTTTGGACTGGGTCTGACCGTCGCCCTAGCCGGAGCGTTACAAACGATGCTACCAGTCCGCTTGATTCAGCACAACAACACGCTGGTCGTGGTTGGCTGGGCGATGCTGATTGGGGGCGTGATCTTTAGCCTGATTCATCCCGTCTGGGTGAATCCGCCCCACCTCAGCGTCGGGGTTGTGCTGGGCGTCGGCTTCATCGTGATTTTTGGCACGATGCTGGCGTTTATTTGTTTTATTTCCAGTTTGCAATACATTTCACCGACCACCGCGGGGCTGTTAGATACGTTCGAGCCCCTGTCAGCTACGCTGGGAACGGTCGTGTGCTTTAATACCAGTTTCAATGGATCTGAAGTGCTCGGTGGCTTGTTAATTCTAAGTACGGTTTTTATTTTGGCAATCCCAACTAGGAAGCGTCCTTCATGA
- a CDS encoding basic amino acid/polyamine antiporter, which translates to MKSKQHGVSLMGLIMLVISASIGAGIYNASEQLAMVATPGPALVAWLITGIGILGLTLSFKTLSETHPELNGMVEYAQTGFGNFAGFLSGWGYWLSSWVGSVAFATMMMSAVGYYLPSFRSGNSPIAVLTASVISWLLTFLVINGIELAASINVIITVLKLIPLVAFILLGIVLFKANVFTAHFWANFTSNFQYYQATPKGIFAQMKGCIITMMWVFVGIEGATMMTDRAQKRSDASKATIIGFLALLTINVVISMLPYGYLTQAQLAHVSNPALTYVVQDMIGPVGGALVSISLIITITGAWLSWTMLPVEATTQMAEKGLLPRWFGHLNRRKSPSHSLWMTQILLQLFLISLLFSSQAYNFAISLCTAAIVVCYSLVAAYQIKVGWHRQSFGLILPGILALAFELVGISFAGLQYVWLCTIAYVLGFVFYIRAAHEQHRRLTRLEIGLMILITLAAVAAIIAISTGKLSLS; encoded by the coding sequence TTGAAGAGTAAGCAGCACGGAGTTTCCCTAATGGGCTTAATCATGCTGGTCATCAGTGCCTCCATTGGCGCGGGAATTTATAATGCGAGCGAACAACTGGCCATGGTAGCTACTCCCGGACCGGCGCTCGTGGCCTGGTTGATTACCGGAATTGGGATTTTAGGACTCACGTTGAGTTTCAAAACGCTTAGTGAAACCCATCCAGAGCTAAACGGGATGGTGGAATACGCTCAAACTGGTTTTGGCAACTTTGCCGGTTTTTTGTCCGGGTGGGGGTACTGGTTATCCTCCTGGGTCGGCAGTGTCGCCTTTGCGACGATGATGATGTCTGCGGTGGGGTATTATTTGCCGAGTTTTCGCAGTGGGAACTCACCGATTGCCGTTTTGACCGCCTCGGTCATTTCATGGCTGTTAACCTTCCTGGTGATTAACGGGATTGAGTTGGCGGCCTCGATTAACGTTATCATCACGGTGTTAAAACTAATCCCCTTAGTGGCTTTCATTTTGCTTGGGATTGTTTTATTTAAAGCCAACGTGTTCACCGCCCACTTCTGGGCCAACTTCACGAGTAATTTTCAGTACTACCAAGCAACGCCAAAGGGGATTTTTGCCCAGATGAAAGGCTGCATCATTACGATGATGTGGGTGTTTGTCGGAATCGAAGGCGCTACCATGATGACGGACCGGGCCCAAAAGCGGTCGGATGCTAGTAAGGCCACCATTATCGGGTTTCTAGCGCTCTTGACCATCAACGTGGTCATTTCGATGTTACCCTACGGTTATCTGACTCAAGCTCAGCTAGCGCACGTAAGTAATCCGGCACTCACCTACGTTGTGCAAGATATGATTGGTCCTGTTGGGGGAGCGTTAGTTAGCATTTCACTGATTATCACGATCACAGGGGCCTGGCTCTCCTGGACGATGCTGCCCGTAGAAGCAACCACGCAGATGGCCGAGAAGGGGTTATTGCCCCGATGGTTTGGACATTTAAACCGGCGCAAATCACCGTCGCACTCACTGTGGATGACCCAAATTTTGCTGCAGTTGTTTTTGATCTCCCTCTTGTTTTCCAGTCAAGCTTACAACTTTGCCATCTCGCTGTGTACGGCTGCGATTGTGGTGTGTTATTCCCTGGTTGCGGCTTATCAAATCAAGGTTGGGTGGCACCGGCAGTCGTTTGGATTAATCTTGCCAGGGATTTTGGCCCTTGCCTTTGAACTCGTCGGCATTTCCTTTGCTGGGCTGCAGTACGTGTGGTTGTGTACCATTGCGTACGTGTTAGGCTTTGTGTTCTACATTCGCGCAGCACACGAGCAACATCGGCGACTTACTCGGCTGGAAATTGGGCTGATGATTCTGATTACGCTAGCAGCCGTTGCTGCCATCATTGCCATCAGTACCGGGAAGCTGTCCCTCAGTTAA
- a CDS encoding DMT family transporter, whose product MEKQPVVQHKNITKGIFWATLASAFWGISGTILQFVSQNANIPAAWFLSVRTLFSGIILLFISAILYRGKIFGVFRDVHSILLIFGYAIFGLGANLLSFFLSVQTGNAASATILQYLAPLFILLGGLVFKHRIPSKIDVLVFVIALVGVVLSITKGDLSQLSIPPVSLFWGVISGITAACYVVIPRPLMAQNSPLTVLGWGTLIAGFFFNLHQPVWENVPPLTTGSVVGIAAIVVFGTVLPFACLLYSMHFASSEDVSLVDAVQPVMTFALSIIFLHTQISVMEIVGSVLVIIAIYILQSYRRKADQAATRME is encoded by the coding sequence ATGGAAAAACAACCGGTAGTGCAACATAAAAACATTACAAAAGGGATTTTTTGGGCGACCTTAGCCTCGGCCTTTTGGGGAATTTCGGGGACGATTCTGCAGTTTGTGTCCCAGAACGCCAACATTCCAGCGGCCTGGTTTTTATCCGTCCGCACCCTTTTTTCCGGGATAATTTTGCTCTTTATTAGTGCCATTTTATACCGGGGAAAAATCTTTGGAGTGTTTCGGGATGTTCATTCAATCCTGCTCATCTTTGGCTATGCGATCTTTGGATTGGGGGCCAACTTACTCTCATTCTTTCTGAGTGTGCAGACGGGGAACGCGGCTTCGGCCACCATTTTGCAGTATCTGGCCCCGCTCTTTATTTTGTTAGGGGGCCTAGTGTTTAAACACCGGATTCCTAGTAAGATTGACGTGCTGGTGTTTGTGATTGCCCTAGTGGGAGTTGTCCTCTCGATTACCAAGGGTGATCTTAGTCAGCTGTCCATCCCACCAGTTTCCCTCTTTTGGGGAGTGATTTCGGGGATCACGGCTGCGTGTTACGTAGTCATCCCGCGGCCGTTGATGGCGCAAAACTCGCCATTGACGGTGTTAGGCTGGGGAACCTTAATTGCGGGGTTCTTCTTTAACCTCCACCAACCCGTGTGGGAAAACGTTCCGCCCCTAACCACGGGGAGTGTCGTGGGAATTGCCGCCATCGTGGTCTTTGGGACGGTCTTGCCGTTTGCCTGCCTCTTGTACAGTATGCACTTTGCTAGTTCCGAAGATGTTAGCCTGGTCGATGCCGTTCAACCAGTCATGACCTTTGCTCTGAGCATTATCTTCTTGCACACGCAAATTAGTGTCATGGAGATTGTCGGCTCCGTCTTGGTGATCATTGCCATTTACATTCTGCAAAGTTACCGGCGTAAGGCCGACCAAGCGGCCACCCGGATGGAGTAG
- a CDS encoding DMT family transporter: protein MFAWYRKLNNNTKGILLAGLASVSWGIAGVITQFVSQNESIPASWFLSARTTGAGLILILASAIIYRGRIFDIFKSWKSIAILVCYGLFGLAANMGSFYVSIQTGNAAATTILQYLAPLFIVIGAFIFEHRKPVKMDLVIFVIAIVGVVLSITKGDLSQLSIPLDSFLWGLVTGITAALYVVLPRPLGKTNPPIVVMGWGTLIASLAFNLNHPVWRDVPPLSTGAILGVLGIIFFGTLLTFSTLIYASRFTSSENISLMDALQPVSTFILSVIFFKESLSLAEVIGAIMVIIAIYLLQYTQRNNHLLDS from the coding sequence ATGTTTGCATGGTATCGAAAGTTAAATAACAACACGAAGGGAATTTTGTTAGCCGGTCTGGCTTCTGTTTCGTGGGGGATTGCTGGGGTGATTACCCAGTTTGTATCGCAAAATGAATCCATCCCAGCGTCGTGGTTCTTATCGGCCCGGACGACGGGAGCGGGTCTCATTCTAATTCTGGCGAGCGCCATCATTTATCGCGGCCGCATCTTTGATATTTTTAAAAGTTGGAAGTCAATTGCGATTCTCGTTTGCTACGGGCTATTTGGATTAGCAGCCAACATGGGTAGCTTTTACGTTAGTATTCAAACCGGGAACGCAGCTGCGACTACGATTTTGCAATATTTAGCGCCACTGTTCATTGTCATTGGGGCCTTCATCTTTGAGCACCGCAAACCGGTGAAAATGGATTTAGTTATTTTTGTGATTGCCATTGTGGGAGTGGTGCTCTCGATTACCAAGGGTGACTTGAGTCAATTATCCATTCCCTTAGATTCGTTTCTCTGGGGGTTGGTAACGGGGATCACGGCCGCTTTGTACGTGGTGCTACCCCGGCCCTTGGGAAAAACTAACCCACCGATTGTGGTGATGGGTTGGGGGACGTTGATTGCCAGTTTGGCCTTTAACTTGAACCACCCAGTGTGGCGGGACGTCCCCCCGTTGAGCACGGGGGCAATCCTGGGCGTGTTAGGGATTATCTTCTTTGGGACGTTACTAACGTTTTCAACTTTGATTTACGCGTCCCGCTTTACTTCATCTGAAAACATTAGTTTGATGGATGCCCTCCAACCGGTTTCCACGTTCATTTTAAGTGTCATCTTCTTTAAGGAATCACTGAGCTTGGCGGAAGTAATTGGTGCCATCATGGTCATTATTGCCATTTACCTGTTGCAGTATACGCAACGGAATAATCACCTCCTCGATAGTTAA
- the pyrF gene encoding orotidine-5'-phosphate decarboxylase, whose translation MTDSQATHPLMIALDFHTKEAVQTFLAQFPDQSHLTVKIGMELFDRYGPAIVKEIQARGCAIFLDLKLFDIPNTVERALTQLGELGVQYVTVHTLGGSAMLQAAHRGLVAGANRAHVAVPHLLGVTELTSISPVGLREEQNCRLTMTEQVVALAKLAQQSGCDGVITSALELPALVAAVGPEFEYVVPGIRLASDAAGDQQRVATPQTARQAGATAIVVGRPINQSKTPSSAYAQYQTAWNA comes from the coding sequence ATGACAGATTCACAAGCGACGCACCCACTAATGATTGCCTTAGATTTTCACACTAAGGAAGCAGTGCAGACTTTCTTAGCCCAGTTTCCTGATCAATCCCACCTGACGGTTAAAATTGGCATGGAGCTGTTTGACCGTTACGGTCCTGCGATTGTCAAAGAAATTCAAGCCAGGGGCTGTGCCATTTTTCTAGACCTAAAACTGTTTGACATTCCCAATACCGTCGAGCGGGCGTTGACCCAACTCGGAGAACTCGGGGTGCAGTACGTGACGGTGCATACCCTCGGGGGCTCGGCCATGTTACAAGCGGCGCACCGGGGCTTGGTTGCTGGTGCTAATCGTGCCCACGTCGCGGTTCCCCATTTGTTAGGGGTAACGGAACTGACCTCGATTTCGCCAGTCGGACTACGGGAAGAACAAAACTGTCGGCTGACCATGACAGAGCAGGTGGTCGCCCTTGCAAAGCTTGCCCAGCAATCTGGCTGTGATGGGGTGATTACGTCTGCACTGGAACTACCAGCGCTAGTTGCCGCTGTCGGTCCTGAGTTTGAATACGTGGTGCCGGGGATTCGCTTAGCTAGTGATGCGGCCGGAGACCAGCAACGGGTTGCAACGCCCCAAACCGCCCGGCAGGCCGGGGCCACGGCCATTGTGGTGGGTCGACCCATCAATCAGAGTAAGACGCCGAGTTCGGCGTACGCACAGTATCAAACCGCTTGGAACGCCTAA
- a CDS encoding TetR/AcrR family transcriptional regulator: MTKQTRKTSTVADIQTALIQLINEKGLPNLNVTDLTRAAGIGRGTFYTHYTDKADLVEQVETDLLQRLQADLAHIMPDAMKWLISSTTEPAPFITETLNNFYENQRLIAALLSEQGDPYFLNRIKQVVFADLDTAMAQLGDQFQSRSDLPADYVREFIIDEIMGVILYWIKKPQPEQPAEVAQIITELQRTAPAQLLRKTKEKGATKDE; the protein is encoded by the coding sequence ATGACAAAACAAACGCGAAAAACCAGCACGGTGGCTGATATTCAAACAGCCCTGATTCAGTTAATTAACGAAAAGGGACTGCCGAATTTGAACGTCACCGATTTGACCCGGGCCGCAGGAATTGGCCGGGGGACGTTTTATACCCATTACACCGATAAAGCGGACCTGGTTGAGCAGGTAGAAACTGATTTATTGCAACGGTTACAGGCTGATTTAGCCCACATCATGCCGGATGCGATGAAGTGGTTGATTAGTTCCACTACCGAACCGGCCCCTTTTATTACGGAGACGTTAAATAATTTTTATGAAAATCAGCGTCTCATTGCGGCCTTGCTCAGTGAACAGGGGGATCCGTATTTTTTGAACCGGATTAAGCAGGTGGTGTTTGCCGATTTAGATACCGCCATGGCACAGCTGGGGGATCAATTTCAGAGTCGGAGCGACCTGCCGGCCGACTATGTCAGAGAATTTATCATTGATGAAATTATGGGCGTGATCTTGTACTGGATTAAGAAACCCCAGCCAGAGCAACCCGCGGAAGTGGCCCAAATCATTACCGAACTCCAACGCACGGCCCCCGCACAGCTATTAAGGAAAACAAAGGAAAAAGGAGCAACCAAAGATGAATAA
- the pyrE gene encoding orotate phosphoribosyltransferase: protein MEKLATQILTQMVADGIVQLNAQQPFQFASGIQSPIYTDLRLTISYPELRTNLATALTELIQTQYPNATVIGGVATAGIPHAALVANALNFPMVYVRSQPKDHGTGKQIEGRLTKQDQVVLIDDLISTGGSVLQAAQAVQQAGDHVAGVVSIFSYGFPDAEANFQAAGIPFTPLLTYAQLIQQLRAQQVITPEQYQRFNQWHQDPWNWSQG, encoded by the coding sequence ATGGAAAAACTTGCAACACAAATTTTGACACAGATGGTCGCCGATGGAATTGTCCAACTCAATGCCCAACAACCCTTTCAGTTTGCCAGTGGGATTCAATCCCCCATCTACACGGATCTTCGCTTAACGATTTCGTATCCGGAGTTGCGAACGAACTTAGCCACGGCGTTAACGGAGTTGATTCAAACCCAGTATCCGAACGCCACAGTGATTGGTGGGGTGGCGACGGCTGGCATTCCCCACGCCGCCTTGGTGGCGAATGCGTTGAACTTCCCCATGGTCTACGTTCGTTCCCAACCGAAAGATCACGGGACGGGGAAGCAGATTGAAGGTCGGCTGACTAAGCAGGATCAGGTCGTGTTAATTGATGATTTGATTTCAACTGGTGGCAGTGTGCTTCAAGCGGCTCAAGCAGTGCAACAAGCTGGTGATCACGTTGCCGGAGTAGTTTCAATCTTTTCCTACGGCTTTCCCGACGCAGAAGCGAACTTTCAAGCGGCCGGAATTCCCTTTACGCCCCTGCTTACCTATGCCCAATTAATTCAACAGTTGCGAGCACAACAAGTCATCACTCCCGAGCAATATCAGCGCTTCAATCAGTGGCATCAGGATCCTTGGAATTGGTCCCAAGGCTAA
- a CDS encoding DUF7671 family protein, whose translation MGAQYRVLRLVGVPVVQTVNGQYAIKRDHNQHFKLHEWRIGKHTKGHYQGPGQLFLTEQQMRVAIVAAFEVSFKKRHRYQPMARFLTDGVSAEVIAEAQAQGAQQHLI comes from the coding sequence ATGGGAGCACAATATCGGGTGTTACGGTTGGTAGGAGTACCGGTGGTGCAAACTGTGAACGGACAGTATGCCATTAAGCGGGATCACAACCAGCACTTTAAACTGCACGAGTGGCGGATTGGTAAGCATACCAAGGGTCATTATCAAGGACCGGGCCAGCTTTTTTTGACGGAACAACAAATGCGAGTTGCAATTGTGGCAGCGTTTGAGGTATCTTTTAAAAAACGCCATCGGTATCAGCCAATGGCTCGTTTTTTAACGGACGGTGTTTCCGCTGAGGTCATTGCTGAAGCCCAAGCACAGGGAGCACAACAACACTTAATCTAA
- a CDS encoding MMPL family transporter, which produces MNKFIKKYSGVALLWLVAVVAAVLFLPNIGNLEAQKGQTKIPATMQSQVADNMQKHWGHHISNTRQVVLVYNNGEKPLTKDQQQRINHQVQKLEDHAQHYGIKGVTSIANTPAAKQQLLSKDRTTEIVQLNVSKRDPVETMNQKLQTGSKVRGLHSYVTGADVLNDDMRLSMVSGIKKTEIIATIFILIVLILVFRSPIVPLISLLTVGVSFIVSLSVVMNLVRCFNFPLSNFTQVFMVVVLFGIGTDYNILLYDQFKENLAAGMERIQATVAARKQAGRTILDSGISVLIGFAALGLANFSIYKSGFAVAVGVVVLLLVLLTLNPFLMAILGPKLYWPNQNLAEQSQTSRLWGWLSSKAVQFAVPALVIVLAILLPLISFGHGNLSYDSAVELSNQVPSKQGLNVVEKHFSKGTAEPSTVYIQADHSLNNQADLMKIDEVTNQLRSRKDVATVASVTQPGGQPIKQLYLKDQLQTLTGKLNQADQGVQQLQNSGNTQSFNGDQLRAIGESAQAIGQKLQTIQASAGNQPSGEQAVAAMQQRATALGSPLNQAQLQVIAGALQPAQAGQSNVAGQLNGIASDTQQIGNNAQALGQQLQALQTQAQQAQQGLGQLSGGLGQANGYLTSVQGSAAGHTFFIPEQVRQSSEFKQATQNYLSENERTTKIMVVLKQNPSSAKAMKAVNDIQDQVQQNLTGSNLAHAKVAVNGQSALISDTQTIASGDFFRTSVIMLGGILIALIFVTRSILQPLYIEGTLLLAYFGALTLTHWISSLILGQAMLTWNTPFFAFIMIIALGVDYSIFLMRKYQTIAPTESPAHRIVAASKFIGVVVLSAALILGGTFAALIPSGVLTLIQVAIAVITGLVILVIILPVVMAATVKLTYPETPQANDQETE; this is translated from the coding sequence ATGAATAAATTTATCAAGAAATATAGTGGCGTAGCCCTCCTCTGGTTAGTCGCGGTGGTCGCGGCGGTTCTTTTTTTACCTAACATTGGAAACCTCGAAGCCCAAAAGGGACAGACTAAGATTCCAGCGACCATGCAAAGCCAGGTAGCGGATAACATGCAAAAACACTGGGGTCATCACATTAGTAATACCCGCCAGGTGGTGTTGGTCTATAACAATGGTGAAAAGCCACTGACCAAGGACCAGCAACAACGCATTAACCATCAGGTGCAAAAATTAGAGGACCATGCCCAGCACTATGGGATTAAGGGCGTGACCTCAATTGCCAACACGCCTGCCGCTAAGCAGCAGTTGCTGTCAAAGGATCGAACGACGGAAATCGTGCAACTGAACGTTTCAAAACGGGATCCCGTGGAAACGATGAACCAGAAATTACAAACTGGTTCCAAGGTTAGGGGCTTACATTCCTACGTTACTGGTGCGGACGTTTTAAACGATGACATGCGGTTATCGATGGTGTCTGGCATTAAGAAGACCGAGATCATCGCTACAATCTTCATTTTAATTGTGTTGATTCTAGTCTTTCGCTCCCCCATCGTGCCGCTGATCTCGTTATTAACGGTGGGAGTTTCGTTCATTGTTTCTTTGAGCGTGGTGATGAACCTCGTGCGGTGCTTTAACTTCCCCCTCTCGAACTTTACCCAGGTGTTCATGGTGGTAGTCCTGTTTGGGATTGGAACGGATTACAACATCCTCCTGTACGATCAGTTTAAGGAAAACCTTGCGGCCGGCATGGAGCGGATTCAAGCAACCGTGGCGGCTCGGAAACAAGCGGGACGGACGATTCTTGACAGCGGAATTTCGGTTTTAATTGGGTTTGCAGCGCTAGGATTAGCTAACTTCTCCATTTATAAGTCCGGCTTTGCCGTGGCCGTTGGAGTGGTGGTCCTGCTCCTCGTGCTGCTAACGTTGAATCCCTTCTTGATGGCCATTTTGGGGCCGAAGCTGTACTGGCCCAACCAAAACTTGGCCGAACAAAGCCAAACTAGCCGACTCTGGGGTTGGCTTTCTAGTAAAGCCGTTCAGTTTGCAGTTCCGGCACTCGTAATCGTGTTAGCAATTCTACTGCCCCTGATTTCTTTCGGTCATGGTAATTTGAGTTACGACAGTGCGGTCGAACTTAGTAATCAGGTTCCGTCAAAACAAGGGTTGAATGTGGTGGAGAAACACTTCTCGAAGGGAACGGCAGAACCATCAACCGTGTACATTCAAGCCGATCATTCGTTGAATAATCAAGCCGATTTAATGAAGATTGATGAGGTTACGAACCAGTTACGGAGCCGAAAGGACGTTGCGACGGTGGCCTCGGTTACCCAACCAGGGGGCCAACCGATTAAACAACTATACCTAAAGGATCAGTTACAAACGCTGACTGGAAAGCTGAACCAGGCCGACCAGGGGGTTCAACAATTGCAAAACAGTGGGAACACTCAGAGCTTTAACGGCGACCAACTCCGAGCAATTGGCGAATCGGCACAGGCAATTGGGCAAAAGTTACAGACCATTCAGGCGAGCGCAGGAAACCAACCAAGCGGAGAGCAAGCCGTAGCGGCCATGCAACAACGCGCGACTGCGTTAGGGTCGCCTCTGAACCAAGCTCAGCTCCAGGTGATTGCGGGCGCCTTGCAACCGGCCCAGGCCGGGCAAAGTAACGTTGCAGGCCAATTAAATGGCATTGCAAGTGATACGCAACAAATTGGGAATAATGCCCAAGCCCTCGGCCAACAGTTACAAGCCCTACAGACCCAAGCGCAACAAGCCCAGCAAGGACTCGGACAGCTCTCAGGTGGCTTAGGCCAAGCTAACGGCTACTTAACATCAGTTCAGGGCTCTGCCGCCGGTCACACCTTCTTTATCCCAGAACAGGTCCGTCAGAGTAGCGAATTTAAGCAAGCCACGCAGAACTACCTATCTGAAAACGAGCGGACCACAAAGATTATGGTGGTCTTGAAACAAAACCCGTCGAGCGCCAAGGCCATGAAGGCGGTTAATGACATTCAGGATCAAGTTCAACAAAATCTAACGGGAAGTAACTTAGCCCATGCCAAGGTCGCTGTGAATGGCCAAAGTGCTTTGATTTCTGATACCCAAACGATTGCCTCAGGCGACTTCTTCCGGACGTCCGTGATCATGTTGGGTGGAATCTTAATCGCATTAATCTTTGTAACGCGTTCCATTTTACAACCGCTGTACATCGAAGGAACGTTATTGTTAGCCTACTTTGGAGCGCTAACGCTGACCCACTGGATTAGTAGCCTCATTCTGGGGCAAGCCATGTTAACGTGGAACACACCGTTCTTCGCGTTCATCATGATCATTGCGCTCGGAGTGGATTACAGTATCTTCTTGATGCGCAAGTACCAAACCATTGCACCAACTGAGAGCCCAGCGCACCGAATTGTGGCCGCCTCGAAGTTTATTGGCGTGGTCGTGCTCTCAGCCGCCTTGATTTTAGGGGGAACCTTTGCCGCCTTGATTCCATCGGGGGTCTTAACGTTGATTCAAGTGGCGATTGCGGTCATCACCGGGCTCGTCATCCTGGTAATTATTTTGCCAGTTGTTATGGCAGCCACCGTTAAACTGACCTATCCGGAAACCCCACAAGCTAACGACCAGGAAACAGAATAA